GATCCCTCCTAGGTAATCTTCATGATTGCCAGTTACAAAAAAAGTCCCGAGAGAAGCTTTGATACTGCCCAGACATTTAACTGCATAGTCAATAAGGTCTGCATGCGACCCATGGTCAAACATGTCTCCGCAGATAAATATAATATCAGGCTCCAAAGATTTTATCTTTATCCTCAATTTATCAATCTCGCCCTTCTTTATCGACGAACCTAGGTGCAGGTCGGATATCATAACGATATTAAGCGAATCAAGCTGAGATTGTTTGTTTATAGTGATTTCATAGTTCTTGACGACAAAATTCCGGGCGTTATAAAAACCATAACCAGTTATTGCGGCAGCTATTGCCGGGACCGGTATTCCCCCTGCGTAACATCTATGAAAAAAACTTATCAGAGGTCCGGTGTCAGGGGAAAAATTAAGCATTATACCCACAATATCTGCTGCCAAAAAAAGGAGGAGAGAATAGGTAAGCATTCCAAGATACATTGCCCCTGTATAAGCCGCAAGGCAATCGATCATCCGGTGCTCTGACAGCCATGACTGAAAAAATATAGAAGAGAGGAATACTGCGGCTGAAAGGGAAAAAACTGCCATAGTGCCCCACTTTGGCATCGGAACCATAAAGTAATCAAGCAGCATCAGATATTTAAAGCAGACATAGATATTGGAAATTATCAGCACTAAAAGTGTCGCCGATATGAAAACCATGAACCGTTTCATTTTTGTCATAGCGCAATTATATCATTGCCCAGGCTTTTACATTTTCGTTAGTCTTGCCTAATTTTTAACCGCAATAAAAAAACAAAAAAATATTTTCTCCCCTCCTTGACAAATATGAAAACATATGCTAAATATTATTTAGCACTCAAGGGTCATGAGTGCTAACAAAAAAAACGAAAAAACTATTGAAAAGGAGTTGTTGATCATGGTTGGATTAGTACCCTTCAACAGGAGAAGCAAGGATGTTGCGGCAAGTACCGGTTTTGGTGACTTTTACAACGTGCTTGATGACTTTTTTTCTAACGATTGGCCATTTAGGCGGAGTCTTGCGAATGACACATTCAAGGTCGATGTGCAGGATAACGACAATGAGTATCTAATAGAAGCTGAAATGCCAGGAGTGGACAAAAAAGACATCAACGTTGCGCTCGATGAGGGTAAGCTGTTGATTTCTGTCACAAGGGATGAGAAAACCGAAGAGAAAAATAAGAATTTCATCCACAGAGAGAGACGGCAGGTTTCAATGAGCAGGTCAATTTATTTGGCAGACGCAAAGAATGAGGGAATAAAAGCAAAGCTGGAAAACGGGCTGTTGCGCATCACTGTCCCGAAAGAAGAAAAACCAGGCACCACTACTATAGCTATTGATGTCGAGTAGCGACATGTGCAGCTGAATAGGCGCTCCGGAAAGACCCGCCGGAGCGCCTATTCATATTCAGGTGTGATCTATATTTATATATGCTTGTCGATGAATTTTATTGAAACATGGGTCGCATTGCAGAACGGTTTGTTGTCTGATTCTCCGCAGCGGCAGAGGACTACTCTGTTTCTGATCTCATATTCGAAGCCATCCGATGATTCGATCGGAATATTGCCTTTTACAAAAATCCCCCCGCTTACT
This genomic window from Synergistaceae bacterium contains:
- a CDS encoding Hsp20/alpha crystallin family protein, which encodes MVGLVPFNRRSKDVAASTGFGDFYNVLDDFFSNDWPFRRSLANDTFKVDVQDNDNEYLIEAEMPGVDKKDINVALDEGKLLISVTRDEKTEEKNKNFIHRERRQVSMSRSIYLADAKNEGIKAKLENGLLRITVPKEEKPGTTTIAIDVE
- a CDS encoding metallophosphoesterase, with the protein product MTKMKRFMVFISATLLVLIISNIYVCFKYLMLLDYFMVPMPKWGTMAVFSLSAAVFLSSIFFQSWLSEHRMIDCLAAYTGAMYLGMLTYSLLLFLAADIVGIMLNFSPDTGPLISFFHRCYAGGIPVPAIAAAITGYGFYNARNFVVKNYEITINKQSQLDSLNIVMISDLHLGSSIKKGEIDKLRIKIKSLEPDIIFICGDMFDHGSHADLIDYAVKCLGSIKASLGTFFVTGNHEDYLGGIQQTLSYFKGSKIRVLADETVAAAGIYITGRKDRRSSTRAPLSKLLAFADKNKPLILLDHQPNDILEAERCGVDLQLSGHTHNGQIFPFNFLVGMANVATYGLIASGSYNAVISSGCGTWKFPVRTGSHSEIVNVRLHFGEHIKK